The sequence below is a genomic window from bacterium.
GGTTGTTCTCCAGGCCCGAGGCGAGGACCTTGTCGTCGCCCAGCATGTCGGTGAACTCTTCAAGTGCCTGCTCCTTGGAGATGTAGGCTACGGAGTGGACCTCGGGCAGGGATGAGATCCGGTCCTGGAAGGCCAGGACGTCCTGGTCGGGAAACCCGTCCCTCAGATAAACTGTGATCCGAACCTCCTGTTTCCAGGTTTCCAGAACACCCTGGAGGTTGTGGGTCAGGAGCAGGTATCCGCCTACCAGGAAGAGGCAGATGGAGATGATCCCCACCGTGATGGAGCTGATCAGCCAGCTCTGCCTCAGGTTGCCTAACGCACGGCCGATGGAGGAGATCAGGCGGCTCAAGGTTTTCCCCCCCTTACAAGCCGTCCTCCTTCAAGGTGGATCACCCTTCTGCCCATGGTCCTGACGATCTCGAGGTTGTGGGTGGCTACGACCACGGTTGTCCCCCGTGCGTTGATGTCGGTGAAAACATCCATAATCCTGCTGGATGCTTCTGAATCAAGCCCGCCGGTAGGTTCATCCGCAAGGAGAATGATCGGCTCGTTGACGAGTGCCCTGGCTATGGCCACCCTCTGCTGCTCTCCCCCCGAAAGGGTGAGGGGGTTTGCTCTCATCTTGTGATGGATGCCGAGTCTTTTGAGCATGAGCCACACCCGTCTGCTGATGTCCCTCCTCGTCATCCCCAGGACCTCAAGGGAAAGGGCGACGTTCTCGAACACGTTGCGGTTGGGCAGGAGTTTGAAGTCCTGGAAAACGATGCCGATCTCCCGCCTCAGGATGTGGATCTTCGAAGCGGGCAGGCGCGCGATGTTGCGTCCGTGGACAAGGACCTGCCCGTTCGTCGGCCTTTCCTCGGCAAAAAGCATCTTGAGAAGGGTACTCTTCCCTGCGCCGCTGGGGCCGGTGATGAAGACAAAGTCTCCCTTGGGGATGTGCAGGTTCAGGTCCTGGAGGGCAGGAACGTCCTTCTGGTACCACTTGCTGACGTGGAAAAGCTGGATCATGAATTTTGTTTGTTATGCTTACTCGTAGTGGGCAGCAGGGGAAAGTTCATCAGTCGTTATCAATCTCCGACGCCAGGTACTCCAGGATCACCTGGTCCAGATTCTTTTCGGCAGATGAATCCGGTATCGCCTGGTTCGCCGGTTTCGAGGGTATTTCGAGGGGAGGTTTCGCGGGCGCTGCCGGTTCCGGGTTCGCCGGTGCGGCGGCGGGCCTGGCTTCGGTCACGGGCTGGGCGGCACGTGGGGATGGCGTGGGCTCAACGGGGTGATGTTTGACCCCGTCAGTCGACAGGGTTCCCGTGAGGATGGCCTTGATCATCGTCCTGTGCTGGCGCTCCAGAAGGTCCCGCAGCTTGGGAAGGAAATCCACGGTGCCCAGCAGTTGGGCATAGCTGGTCTTCTTGGAGACCAGGATACGGCCACCCTGGTAAACGAGGCTCACGAGGACGGGGT
It includes:
- the ftsE gene encoding cell division ATP-binding protein FtsE produces the protein MIQLFHVSKWYQKDVPALQDLNLHIPKGDFVFITGPSGAGKSTLLKMLFAEERPTNGQVLVHGRNIARLPASKIHILRREIGIVFQDFKLLPNRNVFENVALSLEVLGMTRRDISRRVWLMLKRLGIHHKMRANPLTLSGGEQQRVAIARALVNEPIILLADEPTGGLDSEASSRIMDVFTDINARGTTVVVATHNLEIVRTMGRRVIHLEGGRLVRGGKP